A window from Symbiopectobacterium purcellii encodes these proteins:
- a CDS encoding spot 42 RNA, inhibition of DNA synthesis produces the protein MFYLSDLLLHVIGFG, from the coding sequence ATGTTCTATCTTTCAGACCTTTTACTTCACGTAATCGGATTTGGCTGA
- a CDS encoding YihD family protein, which produces MKCHRVNELVELLHPAWQKDPDLNLVQFLQKLAQEAGFQGQLSELTDDILIYHLKMRDSDKEQVIPGLKKDYEEDFKTALLRARGVIKD; this is translated from the coding sequence ATGAAATGTCATCGCGTTAACGAGTTGGTCGAATTACTGCATCCTGCCTGGCAAAAAGATCCGGACCTGAATCTGGTCCAATTTTTACAAAAACTTGCACAGGAGGCGGGGTTCCAGGGGCAGCTAAGTGAGCTGACAGATGATATCCTGATCTACCATTTGAAAATGCGTGACTCGGATAAAGAGCAGGTCATTCCTGGCTTGAAAAAGGACTATGAGGAAGATTTCAAAACAGCACTGCTGCGTGCTCGGGGTGTTATCAAGGACTGA
- the aroE gene encoding shikimate dehydrogenase — MSEVTSFAVFGHPIAHSKSPQIHALFSEQTGIPLTYERLLAPLDSFEQTLRDFFHAGALGANITMPFKERAYQEVDELSQRASLAGAVNTVKRLEDGRLLGDNTDGIGLLSDLQRLALVTPQDRGLLIGAGGASRGVIQPLLSHGCSLVVTNRTFAKAEALATLFQPVGPIDALPLDGLEGENFDLIINATSSGIAGDIPDLPASLITASTRCYDMFYQASLTPFLRWCQQQGASQLADGFGMLINQAAHAFFLWHGVMPETTPVIEQMKKALNA; from the coding sequence GTGTCTGAAGTAACGTCATTCGCGGTTTTTGGTCATCCTATTGCGCACAGCAAATCGCCGCAGATACATGCGCTGTTTTCTGAGCAAACCGGGATCCCTTTGACGTATGAACGCCTGTTGGCACCGCTGGACAGTTTTGAACAAACGCTGCGTGATTTTTTTCACGCAGGGGCGTTGGGGGCGAATATCACCATGCCTTTCAAGGAGCGCGCCTATCAGGAAGTCGATGAGCTGAGCCAACGCGCCTCGTTAGCCGGCGCGGTCAATACCGTGAAGCGGCTCGAAGACGGCCGGCTGCTGGGGGATAATACCGACGGTATTGGGCTGCTGAGTGATTTGCAGCGTCTCGCGCTGGTGACGCCGCAGGATCGGGGGCTGTTGATCGGTGCGGGCGGTGCCAGCCGTGGCGTTATTCAGCCGCTATTGAGCCATGGCTGTTCGCTGGTGGTGACCAATCGGACGTTTGCCAAGGCAGAAGCGCTCGCGACACTGTTTCAGCCAGTGGGGCCGATTGACGCGTTGCCGCTGGATGGGCTGGAAGGCGAAAACTTCGATCTGATCATCAATGCCACCTCGTCAGGGATCGCTGGCGATATTCCCGATCTGCCTGCCTCATTGATCACGGCCTCTACGCGCTGTTATGACATGTTCTATCAGGCCAGCCTGACGCCGTTTTTGCGGTGGTGCCAGCAGCAGGGAGCATCACAGTTGGCGGATGGTTTTGGTATGTTGATCAATCAGGCAGCACATGCGTTTTTCCTCTGGCATGGCGTGATGCCAGAGACCACCCCGGTGATCGAACAGATGAAAAAAGCACTTAACGCATGA
- a CDS encoding serine/threonine protein kinase, with amino-acid sequence MQSSVFNFQTLFPSLILDALFAVGIRVDSGLTALNSYENRVYQFMDEDRHRFVVKFYRPERWTQAQIQEEHDFALALVDDEVTVVAPLKLNGQTLHCYEGFYFAVFPSVGGRQYEMDNDDQLEGVGRFLGRWHQTGQKALFLARPTIGVEEYLDKPYQLLTQTQRIPAVCRDSFLLSTQQLIEMVKRYWTLDASFLRLHGDCHPGNILWRDGPLFVDLDDARNGPAVQDLWMLLHGERQEQRIQLDILLEAYSEFMTFQEKELALIEPLRAMRMVHYLAWIIRRWEDPAFPPSFPWIKDDDFWFRQTAIFTEQVKLLQEPPLQLLSMY; translated from the coding sequence ATGCAAAGTTCAGTGTTTAATTTTCAGACGTTGTTTCCCTCGCTGATCCTCGATGCGCTTTTCGCGGTAGGTATTCGGGTTGATTCCGGTTTGACGGCGCTCAACAGCTATGAAAACCGGGTTTATCAATTTATGGATGAAGACCGGCACCGTTTTGTCGTTAAATTCTACCGTCCTGAGCGGTGGACGCAGGCGCAGATTCAGGAAGAACACGATTTCGCCCTCGCATTGGTTGATGATGAAGTGACGGTCGTTGCACCTTTGAAACTCAATGGTCAAACCCTGCATTGTTATGAGGGCTTTTATTTTGCCGTTTTCCCAAGCGTAGGGGGGCGGCAATATGAAATGGATAATGACGATCAGTTGGAAGGTGTTGGCCGTTTTCTGGGGCGTTGGCATCAGACGGGGCAAAAAGCGCTTTTTCTTGCTCGTCCTACCATCGGGGTTGAGGAATATCTCGACAAGCCTTATCAGTTATTGACGCAAACGCAACGTATTCCTGCCGTGTGCCGAGATTCCTTTTTGCTGTCCACCCAGCAACTTATCGAAATGGTAAAACGCTATTGGACATTGGATGCTTCCTTTCTCCGATTGCATGGCGATTGCCACCCCGGAAATATTCTCTGGCGCGACGGCCCCCTATTTGTCGATTTAGATGATGCCCGCAATGGACCCGCAGTGCAGGATTTGTGGATGTTGCTTCATGGCGAGCGTCAGGAACAGAGAATTCAGCTCGATATTCTGCTGGAAGCCTATAGTGAGTTTATGACGTTTCAGGAGAAAGAGCTGGCGTTAATTGAGCCGCTACGTGCGATGCGAATGGTGCATTATTTAGCGTGGATTATTCGCCGTTGGGAAGATCCGGCATTTCCCCCGAGCTTTCCCTGGATAAAAGATGATGATTTCTGGTTCAGGCAAACAGCAATATTTACTGAACAGGTTAAGCTGTTACAGGAGCCTCCTTTACAGCTATTGTCCATGTACTGA
- a CDS encoding DUF1488 domain-containing protein: MNQAIQFPDREAWSEEDRMVYFPVLIGGFQRECHISAAQLQARFGGTDADSWLVLFREHRWDIEDLFEARVLNEQDDSEGYYSLS; the protein is encoded by the coding sequence ATGAACCAGGCGATCCAGTTTCCCGACCGCGAAGCGTGGAGCGAAGAGGATCGTATGGTCTACTTCCCTGTGCTGATCGGCGGTTTTCAGCGTGAATGCCATATCAGTGCCGCACAGCTTCAGGCGCGTTTTGGTGGAACCGATGCGGATAGTTGGCTGGTGTTGTTCAGAGAGCACCGCTGGGATATCGAAGATCTTTTCGAAGCGCGGGTGCTCAATGAACAGGATGACAGTGAGGGTTATTACTCGCTGTCCTGA
- the dsbA gene encoding thiol:disulfide interchange protein DsbA, with product MKSVFAALLGLMLAFGASAADFSDGKQYVEVNKPVPQLPQVLEFFSFYCPHCYQFAEVYHIPEAVSKVLPADTKITRYHVDFLGPLGKELTQAWAVAIALGVEDKVTPLMFDAVQKSQTLKTTDDIRKVFVAAGVKAEDYDAALNSFVVKSLVAQQEKAAADLQLRGVPAMLVNGKYMVKSDGLDTSSMDAYVKQYAEVVKFLIEKK from the coding sequence ATGAAGAGTGTATTTGCGGCATTATTGGGCCTCATGCTGGCTTTCGGTGCATCAGCGGCAGATTTTTCTGATGGCAAACAGTACGTTGAAGTGAATAAACCGGTACCTCAATTACCTCAAGTGCTGGAGTTTTTCTCTTTCTATTGCCCGCATTGCTATCAGTTTGCTGAGGTTTACCATATTCCTGAAGCTGTCAGTAAGGTGCTGCCAGCGGATACTAAAATTACGCGTTACCACGTCGATTTCCTCGGTCCTTTGGGCAAAGAGCTGACGCAAGCCTGGGCGGTTGCTATCGCTTTGGGGGTAGAAGATAAAGTCACCCCGTTAATGTTTGATGCGGTGCAAAAAAGCCAAACGCTGAAAACCACAGATGATATTCGTAAGGTGTTTGTGGCGGCGGGTGTTAAAGCTGAAGATTATGACGCTGCATTGAATAGCTTCGTGGTTAAGTCGCTGGTTGCTCAGCAAGAAAAAGCAGCTGCTGATTTGCAATTGCGCGGTGTGCCAGCCATGTTGGTTAATGGCAAATATATGGTGAAAAGCGATGGTTTGGATACCAGCTCGATGGATGCATATGTGAAGCAATATGCTGAAGTTGTGAAATTCCTCATCGAGAAAAAATAG
- a CDS encoding gamma carbonic anhydrase family protein, whose amino-acid sequence MIDRSSVVIGNTTLGDDVSIWPLVTIRGDVHEIHIGARTNIQDGSVLHVTHRSASNPQGNPLIIGEEVTVGHKAILHGCTIGNRVLVGMGSILLDGAIVEDDVMIGAGSLVPPGKRLQSGYLYLGSPVKQIRPLTAEEIEGLRYSANNYATWKNDYLAQDSE is encoded by the coding sequence ATGATCGATCGATCCAGCGTTGTGATCGGCAATACGACGCTTGGCGATGATGTCAGCATCTGGCCATTAGTCACGATCCGTGGCGACGTACATGAAATCCATATCGGCGCACGCACCAATATTCAGGATGGCAGCGTATTGCATGTCACCCACCGCTCAGCGAGCAATCCACAGGGTAATCCGTTGATCATTGGTGAAGAGGTCACCGTAGGCCACAAGGCCATTCTACACGGTTGCACCATTGGCAACCGTGTATTGGTCGGTATGGGATCGATCCTGCTTGATGGCGCTATCGTAGAAGATGACGTAATGATTGGTGCGGGCAGTCTGGTACCGCCCGGTAAGCGCTTGCAGAGTGGTTATCTCTATCTTGGCAGCCCAGTGAAACAAATCCGTCCGCTGACAGCCGAAGAGATCGAGGGGCTGCGCTACTCCGCCAATAACTACGCCACTTGGAAGAACGACTACCTGGCTCAGGACAGCGAGTAA
- the polA gene encoding DNA polymerase I — protein sequence MVQIPQNPLILVDGSSYLYRAYHAFPPLTNNAGEPTGAMYGVLNMLRSLLLQFSPSHVAVVFDAKGKTFRDELFENYKAHRPPMPDDLRAQIEPLHAMVRAMGLPLLAVSGVEADDVIGTLARQAESAGTPVLINTGDKDMAQLVSPTITLINTMNNTVLGPQEVCDKYGIPPELIIDFLALMGDASDNIPGVPGVGEKTAQALLQGLGGLDTLYGNLDKIATLSFRGAKTMAQKLEQHKEAAYLSYQLATIKTDVELEQTCTELTVNEPDVDALHGLFKRYDFKRWIADVESGTWMQGRKGHSAVSQSAPALQAQPPEQATVALSREGYVTIQDEETLLSWITRIQKAGAFAFDTETDGLDTLSANLIGMSFAVTPGEAAYLPLAHDYLDAPDQIDRARALELLKPLLEDSALRKIGQNLKFDQGVMKRYDIELRGIAYDTMVESYVLNSVAGRHDMDSLADRYLQHKTISFEEIAGKGKNQLTFNQIPVEQASTYAAEDADVTLHLHQTLWEKLQQHGELVTVFRDIDMPLVPVLSRIERQGVLIDAGILAQHSQELTARLAELETEVHEMAGEAFNLASTKQLQGILYDKLKLPVLKKTPKGAPSTNEEVLEELAHDYPLPKRILEYRGLAKLKSTYTDKLPLMINPLTQRVHTSYHQAVTATGRLSSSDPNLQNIPVRNDEGRRIRQAFIAPEGYRIVAADYSQIELRIMAHLSGDAGLLNAFAEGLDIHRATAAEVFGLPLENVTGEQRRSAKAINFGLIYGMSAFGLSRQLGIPRAESQRYMNLYFERYPGVQDYMERTRQEAAEKGYVQTLDGRRLYLPDIHSRNAMSRKAAERAAINAPMQGTAADIIKKAMIAIDSWLQQEQPQVNMIMQVHDELVFEVHASVLDAAKQKIVTLMEGCMSLNIPLRVDVGEGKNWDEAH from the coding sequence ATGGTGCAGATTCCGCAAAACCCGTTAATTTTGGTCGATGGCTCGTCGTATTTATACCGTGCCTACCACGCATTCCCTCCTTTGACAAACAACGCCGGTGAGCCGACAGGTGCCATGTATGGCGTGCTGAATATGCTGCGCAGCCTGCTGCTTCAGTTCTCTCCCAGCCACGTCGCTGTGGTCTTTGATGCCAAAGGAAAAACGTTCCGCGACGAACTGTTCGAAAACTACAAGGCGCATCGCCCACCGATGCCGGACGATCTGCGCGCGCAGATTGAGCCGTTGCACGCTATGGTGCGTGCCATGGGCCTGCCTTTGTTGGCCGTAAGCGGTGTGGAAGCGGATGACGTGATCGGTACGCTGGCGCGTCAGGCAGAAAGCGCAGGTACGCCAGTACTGATCAACACCGGTGATAAAGACATGGCGCAACTGGTGTCACCAACGATCACGCTTATCAACACCATGAACAATACAGTGCTTGGGCCGCAAGAAGTCTGCGACAAATACGGTATTCCGCCGGAGCTGATTATCGATTTTCTGGCCCTGATGGGGGATGCATCGGATAACATTCCGGGCGTACCTGGCGTGGGTGAAAAAACGGCACAGGCGTTACTTCAGGGGCTGGGGGGATTAGATACCCTGTACGGTAATCTGGATAAGATTGCCACGCTGTCGTTTCGCGGCGCAAAGACCATGGCGCAAAAGCTGGAACAGCATAAAGAAGCGGCGTATCTCTCTTATCAACTGGCGACCATTAAAACTGACGTCGAGTTGGAGCAGACCTGCACCGAACTGACGGTGAATGAACCGGATGTGGATGCACTGCACGGGCTGTTTAAGCGTTATGATTTCAAACGCTGGATCGCCGATGTGGAAAGCGGCACCTGGATGCAAGGTCGCAAGGGGCACTCTGCGGTTTCGCAGTCAGCTCCGGCGCTACAAGCGCAGCCCCCAGAGCAAGCAACCGTTGCCTTGAGCCGCGAAGGCTATGTCACTATTCAGGATGAAGAGACCCTACTGTCATGGATTACCCGTATCCAAAAGGCAGGGGCGTTTGCGTTTGATACCGAAACGGACGGCTTGGATACGCTGAGCGCCAACCTGATTGGTATGTCATTCGCGGTGACGCCGGGGGAAGCGGCATATCTGCCACTGGCGCATGATTATCTGGATGCGCCAGATCAAATCGACAGAGCTCGCGCTTTGGAATTGCTAAAACCCCTGCTGGAAGACAGCGCGCTGCGCAAAATAGGGCAGAACCTGAAGTTCGATCAGGGCGTGATGAAGCGCTATGACATTGAGCTACGTGGTATCGCCTATGACACCATGGTGGAGTCTTACGTGTTAAACAGCGTGGCGGGTCGTCATGACATGGACAGCCTTGCCGACCGCTATCTGCAACATAAAACCATTTCGTTTGAAGAGATTGCGGGTAAGGGTAAGAACCAACTTACCTTTAATCAGATTCCTGTCGAACAGGCCAGTACCTATGCCGCAGAAGATGCGGATGTCACTTTGCATTTGCATCAAACCCTGTGGGAAAAGCTGCAACAGCATGGGGAGCTGGTGACGGTGTTCCGTGATATCGATATGCCGTTGGTACCGGTGCTGTCTCGTATTGAACGCCAGGGCGTGTTGATTGATGCTGGCATTTTGGCGCAACATTCTCAGGAATTGACGGCGCGCCTGGCCGAGCTTGAAACTGAAGTGCATGAAATGGCCGGTGAGGCGTTTAATCTTGCTTCCACCAAGCAGCTGCAGGGGATCTTGTACGATAAGCTGAAGCTGCCGGTGTTAAAGAAAACGCCGAAAGGTGCCCCTTCTACTAATGAAGAAGTATTGGAAGAGTTGGCACATGACTATCCGCTGCCCAAACGCATTCTGGAATATCGTGGGCTGGCGAAACTGAAATCGACGTACACCGATAAGCTGCCGCTGATGATCAATCCGCTGACCCAGCGGGTGCACACGTCATACCATCAAGCGGTCACGGCAACGGGGCGTCTTTCCTCCAGCGATCCCAATCTGCAAAACATCCCGGTACGCAACGATGAAGGGCGACGTATCCGTCAGGCGTTTATTGCGCCAGAAGGCTACCGCATTGTGGCGGCGGACTACTCGCAGATCGAACTGCGTATTATGGCGCACCTTTCCGGTGATGCCGGGTTGCTCAACGCGTTTGCCGAAGGGCTGGATATTCACCGTGCCACCGCCGCAGAAGTTTTTGGCTTGCCGCTGGAAAACGTTACGGGAGAGCAGCGCCGCAGTGCGAAAGCCATCAACTTTGGTTTGATTTATGGCATGAGTGCCTTCGGCCTGTCGCGCCAGTTGGGTATCCCGCGCGCCGAGTCGCAGCGCTATATGAACCTCTATTTCGAGCGCTATCCTGGCGTGCAGGACTACATGGAAAGAACCCGTCAGGAAGCCGCCGAGAAAGGGTACGTGCAGACGCTGGATGGACGCCGCCTCTATTTGCCGGATATCCACTCACGCAATGCGATGAGCCGCAAGGCGGCGGAACGTGCAGCCATTAACGCCCCGATGCAGGGCACGGCCGCTGATATCATCAAGAAGGCGATGATTGCCATCGATAGTTGGCTACAGCAAGAGCAGCCGCAGGTGAATATGATCATGCAGGTACACGATGAATTGGTGTTTGAAGTACATGCGTCGGTGCTGGATGCGGCAAAACAAAAGATCGTTACCCTGATGGAAGGTTGTATGTCACTAAATATTCCGTTACGTGTGGATGTAGGCGAAGGTAAAAACTGGGATGAGGCGCATTAA
- the mobA gene encoding molybdenum cofactor guanylyltransferase MobA yields the protein MITGIILAGGQASRMGGQDKGLLLLRDIPLYQHVLSRLKPQVDRVYINANRNQAVYQESGCTVFSDLPNGFSGPLAGILSSLKTIETEWAVFAPCDVPNLPTDLVARLWHGKQQGQAAYVNDGQREHPTLLLIHRSLMPMLETYLERGDRKLMLFLAEIEATPVLFADCPLAFQNLNTPDDLSNWQEANHD from the coding sequence ATGATCACAGGCATCATTCTGGCTGGTGGCCAGGCCAGCCGAATGGGCGGGCAGGATAAAGGACTATTACTGCTGCGCGACATACCGCTCTATCAGCACGTTCTATCCCGCCTAAAACCTCAAGTAGACCGCGTGTACATCAATGCCAATCGTAACCAGGCGGTTTATCAGGAAAGTGGCTGCACCGTTTTTAGCGATTTACCGAATGGCTTTTCAGGCCCCTTGGCCGGCATATTATCCAGCCTGAAAACCATTGAGACAGAATGGGCCGTTTTCGCGCCCTGTGATGTACCGAATTTACCCACCGATCTGGTAGCGAGACTGTGGCACGGCAAACAGCAAGGGCAGGCCGCCTACGTAAACGATGGCCAGCGAGAGCATCCAACCTTGTTGCTTATCCACCGTTCCCTGATGCCAATGCTTGAAACCTACCTTGAACGTGGCGATCGTAAGCTGATGCTTTTTCTGGCAGAAATCGAGGCGACTCCGGTACTTTTCGCGGACTGCCCTTTGGCATTCCAAAACCTGAACACCCCAGACGATCTCTCCAATTGGCAAGAGGCCAACCATGACTGA
- the yihA gene encoding ribosome biogenesis GTP-binding protein YihA/YsxC has product MTEQQNPNVTHNYNVTHFVTSAPDIRHLPADSGIEVAFAGRSNAGKSSALNTLTNQKSLARTSKTPGRTQLINLFEVTDGVRLVDLPGYGYAEVPEEMKRKWQKALGEYLQKRACLQGLVVLMDIRHPLKDLDQQMIEWAVDVDLPVLILLTKSDKLASGARKAQLNAVREAVLAFGGDIQVEAFSSLKKEGVDKVRQKLDLWFNTRPSVQEDVDN; this is encoded by the coding sequence GTGACCGAACAACAGAACCCGAACGTGACGCATAACTACAATGTGACGCATTTTGTCACCAGCGCGCCCGATATTCGTCACCTGCCTGCCGATAGCGGTATTGAAGTGGCGTTTGCCGGACGCTCGAACGCGGGAAAATCCAGCGCCCTGAACACACTGACCAACCAAAAAAGTCTGGCGCGTACCAGTAAAACACCGGGACGGACCCAACTTATCAACCTGTTTGAAGTCACAGACGGCGTACGTCTGGTTGACCTCCCCGGCTATGGCTATGCCGAAGTGCCGGAAGAGATGAAGCGGAAATGGCAGAAAGCGCTGGGGGAATATCTGCAAAAACGAGCCTGTCTGCAAGGACTGGTGGTGTTGATGGATATCCGTCATCCGTTGAAAGATCTCGATCAGCAAATGATTGAATGGGCAGTGGATGTGGATCTGCCGGTGCTCATTCTACTCACCAAATCCGACAAACTGGCTTCCGGTGCGCGCAAAGCGCAACTGAATGCCGTGCGTGAAGCCGTGCTCGCGTTTGGCGGAGATATTCAGGTTGAAGCCTTCTCCTCCTTAAAAAAAGAAGGGGTGGATAAAGTGCGGCAAAAACTCGATCTGTGGTTCAACACCCGCCCTTCAGTGCAAGAAGACGTCGATAATTGA
- the mobB gene encoding molybdopterin-guanine dinucleotide biosynthesis protein MobB, which translates to MTERHHPRLLAVSAYSGTGKTTLLTHVIPLLKKKGLRIGVIKHTHHDMDIDKPGKDSYELRKAGAEQTLVASNQRWALMTETAKAEEVNLYEMVSKMDVDTLDVVLVEGFRHEKVPKIVLSRRGLSKNAHDLLDSYAVAIASDDDADRQLSLPWLDINDPNQVADFIEGWVRG; encoded by the coding sequence ATGACTGAGCGGCATCACCCACGCCTGCTTGCCGTTAGCGCGTATAGCGGTACCGGGAAAACCACCTTACTCACCCACGTGATCCCGCTTCTTAAAAAGAAAGGGCTACGCATTGGTGTGATAAAGCATACTCACCATGATATGGATATCGATAAACCCGGTAAAGACAGTTATGAGCTGCGTAAGGCGGGGGCCGAGCAGACGCTTGTTGCCAGTAACCAACGCTGGGCGTTGATGACGGAAACAGCGAAGGCCGAAGAGGTGAATCTCTATGAGATGGTGAGCAAAATGGATGTGGATACGCTGGATGTAGTGCTGGTTGAAGGATTTCGACACGAAAAGGTGCCGAAGATCGTTCTCTCACGCAGAGGGTTGAGCAAGAACGCGCACGATTTGTTGGATAGCTATGCGGTTGCGATTGCCAGTGATGATGATGCAGATCGACAACTGTCCTTACCCTGGCTGGATATAAACGATCCTAACCAGGTTGCCGACTTCATTGAAGGCTGGGTCCGCGGGTAA